Genomic window (Syntrophales bacterium):
CCAGAACCACCGACAGGATACGCCTCACCCGTTCCTCCTCTTGTCGACCCTTTGTATTTTTTTGTATTTCTGTCATATAGAAATTCGACTCATCCTGTCAACCTGTGCGAGGCGGTCCGGATGCAGGCGAATCGGACGCCGGAAGGCATGACTTCATCGATTTGTAACCCATTTGTCATGATTCTGTAACAATCCGCGCTTAGAGTCGGCACGCCGGACAAGAACGCAGGGCCCCCCCAATTTTTTCAAGCGGCGGAGGTGGAAGCACCTCACGACCGCGGAAACCGAGGTGATGGTCATGAACGGTCCGAACACTTCATTTCAGGACATTTCCATACGCCGCCGGGTCATCATCACGGTCGGGATCTTCACGGTCCTGACCGTCGTCACCGGGCTCTACGGCCTCATCGCCATCATGGAGACCAACAAGCGCCTCCATCAGACCTCACAGGAGGGACAGGCGCTGATCCGGGCCGTGGACGCGGGACGCCAGGCGGAGGTCCATTTCAAGAAGCAGGTGCAGGAATGGAAGGACATCCTCCTCCGGGGCAACGACCCGCGGCTCTATGAATCGCACGTGCGGGCCTTCGAGGCGGAAGAGAAGCTTGCCCGCGAGCACCTGCAGTCGCTGCTGACCATGGCGCCGGCCCTGGGACTTCCGGTTCCGGAGATCTCGGAGGCGATCCGGGTTCACCAGCAGTTGGGACACCAGTACCGGGACGCCCTGGCAAATTACAACCAGTCCGACCTCAAGAGCGCCGTTCTCGTCGACAAGATGGTTCGGGGAATCGACCGCGAACCGACGGACCGGATCGACGCCATTGTCGATCTCATCAAGGTCCAGGCGAAGGACCGGCTGAACGCCGCGGAAACGATGGCGAAAACGCAGATGGAAGCGTACCGGAGCTTTTCCGTCTTCCTGATTTTCCTCGTCCTGGCGGCCGTCGGCTTCGGGATCTACAACGCCATGTCGATCACCCGCGACCTGCCGCCCGAAAACGAAGACGAAAACGCAGATCGAGAGAATGAACAGCCATGATCGATGTCTCCCTGGCGGTCGTCATCTCCATCGTCATCGTTGCGTTGATTTTCGACTACATCAACGGGTTCCACGACTCCGCCAATTCGATCGCCACCATTGTCTCGACGCAGGTCCTCAAGCCCCACCAGGCGGTTGTCTGGGCCGCCTTCTTCAACTTTGTGGCCGTCTTCCTGTTCGACGCGCACGTGGCGAAAACCATAGGAACCGGCATCATCAACACGTCCATCGTCAACAACACGCTGATCATAGCGGCCCTGGGAGGCGCCATCATCTGGAATCTGTTGACCTGGTGGTTCGGCCTCCCGAGCAGCTCTTCCCACGCGCTGATCGGAGGCCTCATCGGCTCCGGACTCGCCAGGGGGGGCTTCGACGTTCTGGTCTGGAAGGGAATCGCAAAGACGGCGAGCTTCATCGTCTTCTCCCCGGTGATCGGCCTGATCCTGGGACTCGTCCTGATGATCATCGTCCTCAACCTCACCCGCTTCGGCAGCGTGACTACATCCAACATGCTGTTCAGGAGGCTGCAGCTCCTCTCCGCGGCGATTTACAGCGTCAGCCACGGCATGAACGACGCCCAGAAGACCATCGGCATCATCGCCCTGGTCCTGTTCAGCGGCGGCTATCTCGGCCCGACCTTTCGCATTCCCCTCTGGGTGATCATCGCCTGTTACACGGTCATCGCCCTGGGAACCATGTCGGGGGGGTGGCGGATCGTCAAGACGATGGGGACCAAAATCACGAAACTCCAGCCCATGGGCGGATTCTGCGCCGAGACGGCCGCGGCCGTGTCCATCATCGGCGCCTCCCTGGCGGGGATTCCCGTGAGCACGACCCACACGATCACCGGGGCGATCATGGGCGTGGGGGCCACGAAAAGGCTGTCCGCCGTCCGCTGGGGAGTCGCCGGAAACATCATCTGGGCCTGGATCCTGACCATCCCGATCTCGGGCGTTCTATCCGCCGGCCTGTACCTCTTGCTGACGGCGATCTTCGAATAACCCGGCCCGCTCGCCCTCCGGCTGCCTGTCGAGCACATTCCTCAGCCTGGCGGCAAGCTCATCCATGCAGAAAGGCTTCTGGATCAGGGCCGGCGGGCCGCCCTCCCGGATGTCCGGAGGAAGGTCTCCGGCTCCACAGCCGGTCATGAAGAGGACGGACAGTCCGGGCCGGATTTCCTTCATCCTGGCGTACGCCTCCAGGCCGCCCATCCGGGGCATCATGACGTCCATCAGGACGAGATCGATTCTTTCCTGCTCCCTGCGAAAGACCTCCACCCCCTCCACCCCGTCGGCGGCAACGGTCACCGAGTATCCCAGCAGAACAAGGATCTCCTCCGTGGTCCTCCGGACATCCTCGTTGTCCTCGACCAGGAGAATGGATTCGCTCCCTGTCTCCGCCGCTGCACGCTGTCCGGAAGCAGGCGCTGTCCCGGCCCCGGCCGGCATCGCCGGCAGGAACACCCGGAAGATCGTCCCCCCGCCCGGATTGCTGCGGGCATCGAGGAATCCGCGATGCTGCTTGACAATTCCGTATACGATGGAAAGCCCGAGGCCCGTTCCACCCTTTTTGGTCGTGAAGAACGGCTCGAAGATCTTCTCCCGGATCTCGACGGGAATTCCGGCGCCCGTATCGGATATCGACAGTACGATATAATCCACCGCCTCGGCATCCGGAAAGGGCGCCAGGATCGAGCCGTCCATGGTGAGGGGAAACGTCTCGACGTTGATCGCTCCCCCTTCGGGCATGGCGTCCCGGGCGTTCACCAGCAGGTTGAGAAGGACCTGGTTGAACTGGGAAACGTCGATACGGATCCAGAGCGGAGACGGATGAAGGCACATGGAGAGCTCGATGTTCGTTCCGATCATTCGCTGCGCCATCTGGTGAAACTCCGCCAGGACGGAATGAATGTCCACGGTCTCCAGGTTCAGGGTCTGCTGCCGGCTGAAGGCAAGCAGAGGTTTTACGAAGCCGGAGGCCCTCCTGACGGCGTTTTCGATGGAGCGGCTGTGCCTCGTCACGGTCGCATCCAGGGGACGGCTCACCCTCATGAGTTCGGCATCCCCCAGGATAGCCCCAAGAACATTGTTGAAATCATGAGCGATTCCTCCTGCCAGGCGGCCGAGGGTCTCCAGCTTCTGCGACTGGCGGAGCTGCTGCTCCAGGTCCCTGGCCTCCCGGAGACGGGCCACCATGTTCTTCATGGCCTCCAGGAGCTTGCCCGCCTCATCCCTCCGATCCACCCGGATCTCCATGGATAGATCTCCCTCCGCCAGGCGGTCGGCGATGGAAACCCCGTTCCGAATCGGCACGGTGATGCTCCGGGTCATGTGGACACCCGTCCAGACGGCGATGACGACGGCGACGACGGCAAATAGGATGAAGGAAGCCCGGATGTCGGCGTGCCGGTCCGCCACAGCCCTGCGCTCCAGGAGCGTCTGCTGTTCCTGATGGGTGATCAGCTCCCGGCAATGCTGATGGAGGGAAATGAGAAGCGGATGGATGCGCAGCACGAACTCCGTCTGGGCGTCCCGATTCATCCCCATGCGCTGCATCTTCATGACCCGCTCGCCACCCCGATCCAGGAGTGCCAGCTCTCTCCTGAGCCTGGAGAGAATCTCCCGCCCCCGGTCCGACGTCTCGATCCGCTCGATCTCCTCCAGGGCATTGCCGGCGGTGGCCCGGGCCGTCAGAAACTGGACGCCCAGCAGGGTCCATCTCCCTCCGTCGCGGACCTGCAGGTAGGTTGTCAGAACCTCCCGGACGGAATGGATGGAATCGCTGACAACGCTGGCGCACCAGATCTGCCGGTGGTTTTTCTGCACGAACGAATCCATGGTCTCATGGTCCCGGTTGATGACCCACGCGCTTAGGAGGATGAGCAGGATCAGGATGATGCCGATCAGGCCGAGACCCAGCCCGAGACGCATTCCGATGGGGATGTTTCTGAGCTTCACAAGACATTCCTCGGGGGAGATTTCAGGATGAGATCGAAGAGAAGGATCGGGGTTGCTCCACCCGCCCGCCTTTACCGTCTACGCTTCAGCAGGGGGATTCCCTTCCAGGTGATTTTCCGGAGGTCCGCCTCGGCCTGGATCACGGCCGCCCCGGGCAGGGGGACATATTGAAGCTCCTCCGCATACTTCTGCCCTTCATGGGTCACCCAGTAAAGCAGGTTTACCAGCTCCTCGGCGTCTTTCCGTTTCTTCCCGGCCGGGTGGGACTGGTCCCGGAAGACCATGAGCCAGGTATATCCGACGACGGGATAGCCCTCCCGGGACGGGGTGTCCGTCAGCGACCGGCTGCCGTTGGAGCTTTTCGCCGCCTCGGCGGCCAGGGAGATGCTTGCCATGGTCGGTGCGACAAACCGGCCGGACCGGTTCGCCAGGTGCCCGATGGTCATGCTGTTGGCCATCGCGTAGATCAGCTCGACGTAACCGATGGAGCCGGACACCTCCCTCACCAGGCCGGCGACGCCGGCGTTGCCGCCGGTGCCGCGCCCGACGGGCCAGCGGAGGATTTTTCCGGTGCCCATGGCCGCTCGCCAGGCCGTGTCGACTTTCGACAGGTATTCGCTCAGGATGTACGTCGTCCCGCTCTCATCCGACCGGTGGATCACCTGGATCGGCAGATTCGGAAGAGGAACGTTCGGGTTGAGGGCCGCAATCCCCGGGTCGTTCCAGGCGGTGATACGACCGAGAAAGATGCCCGACAGAACCTGCGCTGTAAACCGGAGCTGCGGATTCCCCGGAAGGTTGTAGACGACGGCCACGGCGCCGATGCAGGTCGGAATCCGGACGAACTTTTCTCCGGATATCCCCTCCTCCCCGGAGGAGGCGATGTCGGTACCGGCGAAATCCACATCCCGGGCCAGGAGCTTCCGGACGCCCTTGCCGGAACCGGTTCCCTGATAGAGAATTTCAACCCCCGTCTGGAGTTGGTACTGCTCGAAAATCTTCAGGTAGAACGGCAGGGGGAACGTTGCGCCCGCACCCTTGAGCGTTACGGAGGCGCCGGAGACGCTTCCCGGAGAGAGGAGCGCAAAGGCCAAAAGGAGCAGGATTCCGCACACGCTTCGACGGTTCATGAAAGGGCCTCCCGATTTGTCCTTACCGAATACCAGAGGATTGTGACCTCCAGGAGACACTGCTGTGAACGTTTCATGAATCCGCTTCCCTTTTGAGGATGTGACCGATGACGGCCTTCTCGACTTCTCTCCAGGCATTCCGTCCCATGGCCGCCTCGTCGATGACGAGATGATGGGACGTCGCAGCCGCCACGTTCCCGTCTTTCGCGACGGCGAGAACGCGCCAGCGGCTGAGCCCCCTGACGGTCATGAATTCCCGGATCTTTTCCGTGGAGATGAACTCATCCCCCGGGTCGATCAGGACCAGGGTCGGGACGTTCAACCTGGGGCCGGCGCCAGCTTCCACGCGCCCGATCGCCTCGAAGAGAGCCCTGTAGGCGGCCATGGGAGTGCCGTCGTTTGCCCGGTACCACCGGGGAGACAGGCTGTCGATGACCAGGCTTGGAAAGGGGGTCAGGAATTTCAGGAGGTGGGCCTCGATCTTGACGGACAGTGCGGGAGCGAAGAGAACCATCCGCCGGACGTCCGAACCGGCATTCGTCAGGACGAGATCGCAGCCCAGGAGGCCGCCGAGGGAATAACCGACCAGGAAGAGGGGAACCCTGTTCCGGTCGGCCCGGATCCCCGCCTTCCGGCAGGCGTTCATGACCTCCCGCTGCCAGACCGGGTATGAAACGGTGCGGAAGGTTTCCAGGCGGGCCGCCTCCGCGGTCAGGCCGCCGGAGGGTTCATAATTGTCGCCGTGTCCGGAGAGCGAAACGTTCAGGACGTCGATGCCGGCGCGATTCAGGGCCGCAATAATGTATCCCATGCGCTCCGGCTTCAGGTTGAGGCCGTGGATGACGACGGCGACGCCCCTTCGTTTCACGAAGCGCTCTTTCAGAAACCAGCCGGAGGAACGATCCCGATCGTCCTGCGCCTGCTGCGTATCCGGAGGGGTCATCCGCCCGGGAAGTCGGTCGTGGGACGGTTCCCGGCAGAAAACGAACACGGAGACAAGTACGAGAACGACGGCCGCCGCCGGGAGAATGCACAACGATGCGCGCACACCGGACTCCCTCATCGGGTGGAAAAGAAGATATCGCCGATGTGCCCCTCCGCCTCACTGCCGGTCTTGTGGGTGTTGATGAACAGAAGAATCCCTTCCGCGGGCGGCGGCTCGCCGAGTCCCAGGTCACGGTACAGCGCCGACGCATCCTTCAGGACGTCCCGCTTTTCCGTCACCCGGGCTCCGAGCGGGTCCGTCCGGTTGCGCAGGACGATGTACCGGACCCGCTTCATCGACGGCTGGGGGCTGGATGTCACGAGGCCCTTCGGCGCCTGGTTCTCCCACACATAGGCGAGGGCGGTCCTGGAAAGCCGCCCGTTGAGACCTCTCCCCGGGAAAACGACATACAACTGAAGGGCCTGGTCGTCCGTCTCGCGGTGCCGGACATCCCCACCCCGGGGAAGGCGGGTGGCCATCCAGGTCCATTGCAGGCAGGGAAATTCCCGGAGGTCGACGTTGATTTTCTTCCGGATGCCCCAGGCCATGTCGCCCCGGCTCGCCAGGCGCAGCCGGAATCGTCCGCCCTGCTCTTCCAGGACCGGCTCCGGCTCTCCCCGGTAACGCTGGACCTGCCAGCCCGCGGGGACCCCCCTCGGCCCGGCCGGATCCGGAACCATCCGGATTTCCAGCTTCTGCGTTTCCCGGGAGTCCCGCGGCGGCCCGGCCGATGCAGGCTCCCATCGGGAAACAAGCAGGACGACAGCAGCCACGGAAGCCCAGAAGACCAGCCCGGACGGGCTTCTCCGCAGTCGCTCCCGGAGTCCGAGGCGCGGGGTCAAGATCATCCCGCCTCTCGGCCTCCGTATCCCTCATAGTGCAGGGTGTCCGCGCCGCCGTAGATCCGCTGTTCGAAGAGGAATCCGCTCCGGCCGGCCTCGCGGGTCATCTCCTTCACCTTCTTCTTCAGGGACGCCGCCACGACGGAAAACAGGGCCGGGTGCGGATCCACCCAGACGCGCCGGCTGTCGACGATGGCAATGCTGATCGTCGACAGGGGCGCCTGGAAGGAGTTCCCCTGCCGGTCCCGGATGTCCATGTATCCCTGCCGGACATGCTCCTCCCGGAACAGCGCCATCTTCTCCCGGTCGAAGGCCTCGCACATCCTCCGAACCGCGTCGTCATCCACAATCCCGGGACACACAATGACGAAATCGTCTCCGCCGATGTGCCCGAGCCGGGAACCAGCCGGAAGCGACGGGAGGCTTTCCGAGAGGACCTTCGCGGTCAGGCGCAGCATTTCGTCGCCCATGAGAAAGCCGTATACATCGTTGAATCCCTTGAAGTTGTCCAGATCGGCGTACAGGATGGAGTAGGCCGGCAAGAGCAGGGCGTCGTGGATCCAGTTGCGGATCATTTCGTTCCCGGGGAGGTTCGTCAGGGGATTCGCCCCCATGGCGCAGCGGACTTCCAGCTCGACGGCCTTCGTGATGATCTGCTTCATGGTGACGCTGCCCACGAATCGCTGGTTGCGGTCCACCACCAGCACCGGGTCGTAGAGATCCTCCTGGAAGCGGTCCATGGCCAGCTTGGCCAGGGTGGTCACGGTGATCCGGTCCTCCACCACCAGGGGGTTCCGCTTACAGACTGTTTCGACGGGCTTCTTCTGGAAGAGCTGGTAGCCGAAGGCCCCTCCCGTCTGGATGTAGAAGTGCTGCCGGGTGACGAGCCCGCCGATTTCCTCCCCGTCGAGGACCACCACGTGATCCAGGTGAAGGGAATTCTTGAACATGCCGTCCATCGCCCGGCAGTCGACCGTTCGTTTCGCTATCGTCATCGGCCGGATGACGAGGCTGCCGATCACCTCGTCCAGGTCCACTTTCGCGGAGTCGTAACGCTTGACCAGGGAGGCGATGGTCCTCTTCATTTCCTCCGTGGGTAGATACGGCTCCGCTTCGGGCAGGCCGAAGAGAAACCCCTGGGCATAGCGGACGCCGAATTTCAGGAGGACGTCCAGCTCCTCCCACGACTCGACCCCCTCGGCGATGAGCTTGGCGTTTACGCTGCTGGCAAAGGACGCCATCGATTTCAGAAGCTTCTGCTTGTAGTCGTGGAGGTGGACGTCCCGGACGATGGCCATGTCCAGCTTGAGATAATGGGGTGTCGAGGCGACCAGGGAGATCAGCCCCGAATAGCCGGAGCCGAAGTCATCCAGGGAAATCCGGAAGCCCTGGTTCACATAGTGCCGGATCAGACCGGCAAAGTGCTCGACGTCCGCAAAGGCCTTCTCTTCGGTGATCTCGATGACGATCTGCCCCTGGTCGAGGCCGTACTCGCTCAGCCGGACCTGGGTGAAGCGTTCGAGGAAGCGGGGATCGCTGAAGATGTCCGGGCTCACGTTGATGAAATAGACGGCGGAGCGATAATCCTCCGGCAGGGCAGCGATCTTTTCCAGGGCGGCGATCCGGCAGGCCCTCTCCATTTCCCAGGTGCAGCCCCTTTTTGCGGCCTCGCCGAACATGGATCCGGGGCTGGCAAAGGGGGGATTTCCCCGGGACAGGACCTCAAACCCCAGGACGCTTCCCGTCAGGAGGTCGAGGAGGGGATGAAAGTGGGGACGGGGGGCGACGCGGCCGATGAATTCGGCGATCCGGCTCTCGTCCGGCGACTCCAGGGTA
Coding sequences:
- a CDS encoding inorganic phosphate transporter — its product is MIDVSLAVVISIVIVALIFDYINGFHDSANSIATIVSTQVLKPHQAVVWAAFFNFVAVFLFDAHVAKTIGTGIINTSIVNNTLIIAALGGAIIWNLLTWWFGLPSSSSHALIGGLIGSGLARGGFDVLVWKGIAKTASFIVFSPVIGLILGLVLMIIVLNLTRFGSVTTSNMLFRRLQLLSAAIYSVSHGMNDAQKTIGIIALVLFSGGYLGPTFRIPLWVIIACYTVIALGTMSGGWRIVKTMGTKITKLQPMGGFCAETAAAVSIIGASLAGIPVSTTHTITGAIMGVGATKRLSAVRWGVAGNIIWAWILTIPISGVLSAGLYLLLTAIFE
- a CDS encoding ATP-binding protein; this translates as MKLRNIPIGMRLGLGLGLIGIILILLILLSAWVINRDHETMDSFVQKNHRQIWCASVVSDSIHSVREVLTTYLQVRDGGRWTLLGVQFLTARATAGNALEEIERIETSDRGREILSRLRRELALLDRGGERVMKMQRMGMNRDAQTEFVLRIHPLLISLHQHCRELITHQEQQTLLERRAVADRHADIRASFILFAVVAVVIAVWTGVHMTRSITVPIRNGVSIADRLAEGDLSMEIRVDRRDEAGKLLEAMKNMVARLREARDLEQQLRQSQKLETLGRLAGGIAHDFNNVLGAILGDAELMRVSRPLDATVTRHSRSIENAVRRASGFVKPLLAFSRQQTLNLETVDIHSVLAEFHQMAQRMIGTNIELSMCLHPSPLWIRIDVSQFNQVLLNLLVNARDAMPEGGAINVETFPLTMDGSILAPFPDAEAVDYIVLSISDTGAGIPVEIREKIFEPFFTTKKGGTGLGLSIVYGIVKQHRGFLDARSNPGGGTIFRVFLPAMPAGAGTAPASGQRAAAETGSESILLVEDNEDVRRTTEEILVLLGYSVTVAADGVEGVEVFRREQERIDLVLMDVMMPRMGGLEAYARMKEIRPGLSVLFMTGCGAGDLPPDIREGGPPALIQKPFCMDELAARLRNVLDRQPEGERAGLFEDRRQQEVQAGG
- the pstS gene encoding phosphate ABC transporter substrate-binding protein PstS, with translation MNRRSVCGILLLLAFALLSPGSVSGASVTLKGAGATFPLPFYLKIFEQYQLQTGVEILYQGTGSGKGVRKLLARDVDFAGTDIASSGEEGISGEKFVRIPTCIGAVAVVYNLPGNPQLRFTAQVLSGIFLGRITAWNDPGIAALNPNVPLPNLPIQVIHRSDESGTTYILSEYLSKVDTAWRAAMGTGKILRWPVGRGTGGNAGVAGLVREVSGSIGYVELIYAMANSMTIGHLANRSGRFVAPTMASISLAAEAAKSSNGSRSLTDTPSREGYPVVGYTWLMVFRDQSHPAGKKRKDAEELVNLLYWVTHEGQKYAEELQYVPLPGAAVIQAEADLRKITWKGIPLLKRRR
- a CDS encoding alpha/beta fold hydrolase, with amino-acid sequence MRASLCILPAAAVVLVLVSVFVFCREPSHDRLPGRMTPPDTQQAQDDRDRSSGWFLKERFVKRRGVAVVIHGLNLKPERMGYIIAALNRAGIDVLNVSLSGHGDNYEPSGGLTAEAARLETFRTVSYPVWQREVMNACRKAGIRADRNRVPLFLVGYSLGGLLGCDLVLTNAGSDVRRMVLFAPALSVKIEAHLLKFLTPFPSLVIDSLSPRWYRANDGTPMAAYRALFEAIGRVEAGAGPRLNVPTLVLIDPGDEFISTEKIREFMTVRGLSRWRVLAVAKDGNVAAATSHHLVIDEAAMGRNAWREVEKAVIGHILKREADS
- a CDS encoding DUF3047 domain-containing protein; translated protein: MILTPRLGLRERLRRSPSGLVFWASVAAVVLLVSRWEPASAGPPRDSRETQKLEIRMVPDPAGPRGVPAGWQVQRYRGEPEPVLEEQGGRFRLRLASRGDMAWGIRKKINVDLREFPCLQWTWMATRLPRGGDVRHRETDDQALQLYVVFPGRGLNGRLSRTALAYVWENQAPKGLVTSSPQPSMKRVRYIVLRNRTDPLGARVTEKRDVLKDASALYRDLGLGEPPPAEGILLFINTHKTGSEAEGHIGDIFFSTR
- a CDS encoding bifunctional diguanylate cyclase/phosphodiesterase codes for the protein MESMTSVRRHVRRGNTLESPDESRIAEFIGRVAPRPHFHPLLDLLTGSVLGFEVLSRGNPPFASPGSMFGEAAKRGCTWEMERACRIAALEKIAALPEDYRSAVYFINVSPDIFSDPRFLERFTQVRLSEYGLDQGQIVIEITEEKAFADVEHFAGLIRHYVNQGFRISLDDFGSGYSGLISLVASTPHYLKLDMAIVRDVHLHDYKQKLLKSMASFASSVNAKLIAEGVESWEELDVLLKFGVRYAQGFLFGLPEAEPYLPTEEMKRTIASLVKRYDSAKVDLDEVIGSLVIRPMTIAKRTVDCRAMDGMFKNSLHLDHVVVLDGEEIGGLVTRQHFYIQTGGAFGYQLFQKKPVETVCKRNPLVVEDRITVTTLAKLAMDRFQEDLYDPVLVVDRNQRFVGSVTMKQIITKAVELEVRCAMGANPLTNLPGNEMIRNWIHDALLLPAYSILYADLDNFKGFNDVYGFLMGDEMLRLTAKVLSESLPSLPAGSRLGHIGGDDFVIVCPGIVDDDAVRRMCEAFDREKMALFREEHVRQGYMDIRDRQGNSFQAPLSTISIAIVDSRRVWVDPHPALFSVVAASLKKKVKEMTREAGRSGFLFEQRIYGGADTLHYEGYGGREAG